The proteins below come from a single Calditrichota bacterium genomic window:
- a CDS encoding DNA alkylation repair protein, with translation MSKLSESFEALRQTLASYGDPDQAERSARLLKTSARVLGVTADRIHQLAKEFYIDRGRRFSLNRAYPFLKELWNSDIWEEKRLAVHLLNFYRQDYEWTVFDYLSRWLDDVDDATLGDALSKELAFLLKKYPERLASVRKWTTSQNPWRRRAAATTLFLPKSEAGSHLVVGTEEALAIAEQLLNDSNIMVQKGVARLLKFAAKDDPEAVASFSKNHWEDMPKAAKKVLKERK, from the coding sequence ATGTCTAAATTGTCTGAATCTTTTGAGGCCCTTCGTCAGACGCTGGCGAGCTACGGTGATCCCGATCAGGCGGAACGGTCCGCCCGGCTGCTCAAAACCTCTGCACGGGTACTCGGAGTGACGGCAGATAGGATCCACCAGTTGGCGAAGGAGTTTTACATCGATCGGGGACGTCGATTTTCTCTCAATCGCGCGTATCCCTTTTTGAAAGAGCTGTGGAATTCGGACATCTGGGAGGAAAAGCGCCTGGCGGTTCATCTGCTCAATTTTTATCGGCAGGATTACGAGTGGACGGTGTTTGATTATTTGAGCCGCTGGCTGGATGATGTGGACGATGCCACACTTGGCGATGCTTTGAGCAAAGAATTGGCTTTTCTTTTGAAGAAATACCCGGAGCGGTTAGCCAGCGTTCGAAAATGGACAACGAGCCAGAACCCGTGGCGACGACGGGCGGCAGCCACCACCCTGTTTTTACCCAAATCGGAAGCGGGTTCCCATTTGGTTGTTGGAACAGAAGAGGCTCTTGCCATTGCCGAGCAGCTTCTAAATGATTCCAATATTATGGTTCAAAAGGGAGTGGCCCGTCTTCTGAAATTTGCGGCAAAGGATGACCCGGAAGCGGTGGCATCCTTTTCGAAAAATCACTGGGAAGACATGCCAAAGGCCGCTAAGAAGGTATTGAAAGAGAGAAAATGA